One region of Chitinophaga varians genomic DNA includes:
- a CDS encoding MFS transporter: MEAMESRRWWALAVLCMGAFLSPLDFFIVNVALPAIKSSLNASEGGLQLVIAGYGAAYAVLVVTGGRLGDIYGRKRIFLSGMAMFTLTSGICAMAGDIRVLITARIVQGLSAALLAPQVLSTIRVIFPVKEQPLAMGIFGSVFGLAAIGGQLLGGMLIEAGIFGWTWQSVFMINIPVGVVTGIVGMYILKENRPPVRQRLDIPGMLLITLTLGLFIYPVIMGREAHWPLWVYGCLSASVVAGLCFVYTERYMLQRGKAPLIHLPLFRDRHFVTGLAIIYLYNHTAAFFLVYPYYLQHELHCDVLSAGLAVLPYAAGFFTGPLISPLLARRMSVYIVSLGQGLLAMGFVLVVTGLWHSPEPGGVVQAGLFFAGIGHGIVMPSMMRIILSEVAVSVAGQAAGIVSTAIQVGSVMGVALLGTLFFALLDAYPAPAAVSITLGILAVLEVVGLLLVITLKSSSKQKIIYGQS; encoded by the coding sequence ATGGAAGCGATGGAAAGCCGCCGTTGGTGGGCATTAGCGGTACTATGTATGGGCGCGTTTTTGTCGCCGTTGGATTTTTTTATTGTCAATGTAGCGTTGCCGGCCATTAAGAGCAGTCTAAACGCCTCAGAGGGAGGTTTGCAGCTGGTCATTGCCGGTTATGGCGCGGCGTATGCCGTACTGGTAGTAACAGGCGGGCGGCTGGGAGATATCTATGGCCGCAAGCGTATTTTCCTGTCGGGCATGGCGATGTTTACGCTGACATCGGGTATTTGTGCTATGGCAGGGGATATCCGGGTGCTGATTACTGCACGTATTGTGCAGGGGTTGTCAGCGGCTTTGCTGGCACCACAGGTGTTGTCCACTATCCGGGTGATATTTCCGGTGAAAGAGCAACCGTTGGCTATGGGGATTTTCGGGTCAGTATTTGGATTGGCGGCCATAGGCGGACAGCTGTTGGGCGGCATGCTGATTGAAGCCGGTATTTTTGGCTGGACGTGGCAAAGTGTATTTATGATTAATATACCCGTGGGAGTGGTCACGGGTATTGTGGGGATGTATATACTGAAAGAGAACCGTCCGCCGGTGCGGCAGCGACTGGATATCCCTGGTATGCTGCTGATCACGCTGACGTTGGGACTGTTTATTTATCCGGTGATCATGGGAAGGGAAGCGCATTGGCCACTGTGGGTATACGGCTGTTTGTCGGCATCGGTGGTGGCGGGACTGTGTTTTGTGTATACGGAGCGCTATATGCTGCAACGGGGAAAGGCGCCGTTGATACACCTGCCACTGTTCCGGGACAGGCATTTTGTGACGGGGCTGGCGATCATCTACCTGTATAATCATACCGCGGCATTTTTCCTGGTGTATCCTTATTATCTGCAGCATGAGTTGCACTGTGACGTGTTGTCTGCCGGATTGGCTGTATTGCCGTATGCCGCCGGTTTTTTTACCGGGCCGTTAATCAGTCCTTTGCTGGCCAGACGGATGAGCGTGTATATTGTGAGCCTGGGCCAGGGCTTGCTGGCAATGGGCTTTGTGCTGGTGGTGACGGGCCTCTGGCATTCGCCGGAGCCGGGCGGTGTTGTACAGGCAGGATTGTTTTTCGCGGGTATTGGTCATGGTATCGTGATGCCTTCCATGATGCGGATCATCCTTTCTGAAGTGGCGGTATCAGTAGCCGGGCAGGCGGCGGGGATCGTAAGTACGGCCATACAGGTGGGCAGCGTGATGGGCGTGGCCTTGCTGGGGACCTTGTTCTTCGCGTTGCTGGACGCATATCCTGCACCAGCAGCGGTAAGCATCACGCTGGGCATTCTGGCTGTATTGGAAGTAGTGGGGCTCTTGTTGGTCATCACCCTAAAATCATCTTCAAAACAAAAGATCATATATGGACAATCTTAG
- a CDS encoding DUF4440 domain-containing protein → MDNLSKAKEEVIRFHEQMAAWFRGGEQAAAAGTAGLLANFSPDFRMVSPHGKRSSLEDLTEWMPELLGKFPDMRITVKDIQGYATDYHVLLTYTEVQADSRGGNTRHSSAVFIRDGERMLWLDLWESL, encoded by the coding sequence ATGGACAATCTTAGTAAAGCAAAAGAAGAAGTTATCCGGTTTCATGAGCAGATGGCCGCCTGGTTCAGGGGCGGGGAGCAGGCGGCAGCAGCCGGTACAGCGGGGCTATTGGCCAATTTCAGCCCGGATTTCCGGATGGTGTCACCCCATGGGAAGCGCAGCAGCCTGGAAGATCTGACGGAATGGATGCCGGAGTTGCTGGGTAAGTTTCCTGATATGCGTATAACCGTAAAGGATATACAGGGATATGCGACAGACTACCATGTACTGTTAACCTACACCGAAGTGCAGGCTGACAGTCGAGGTGGAAATACCCGTCATTCCAGCGCTGTATTTATCCGCGATGGAGAGCGCATGTTATGGCTGGACCTGTGGGAGAGCCTTTAA
- a CDS encoding MarR family winged helix-turn-helix transcriptional regulator, with translation MGHVKPIGWYLKEADSLITSTFDNAFECFGLTRFHWQLLKNIADNGEIYTKDYYPQVARFITPETFQAIIASLLDRDWISVCNDTCRFTAAGADVFTEIEGRQKHIREKMLEGTDPEDYAYTILFLDRIIQNLKALPQVQP, from the coding sequence ATGGGACACGTTAAACCTATCGGCTGGTACCTGAAAGAAGCAGACAGCCTGATCACCTCTACTTTCGACAATGCTTTCGAATGCTTTGGCCTCACCCGTTTTCACTGGCAACTGCTGAAAAACATCGCGGACAACGGAGAAATATATACGAAAGACTACTACCCACAGGTAGCCCGCTTTATTACACCGGAAACATTTCAGGCTATCATCGCCTCTCTGTTGGACAGGGACTGGATCTCGGTATGCAACGATACCTGCCGTTTTACGGCTGCCGGCGCAGATGTTTTCACTGAAATAGAAGGGCGGCAAAAACACATCCGGGAAAAAATGCTGGAAGGCACAGACCCTGAAGACTATGCCTACACCATTCTTTTCCTGGACAGGATCATTCAGAACTTAAAGGCTCTCCCACAGGTCCAGCCATAA
- a CDS encoding VOC family protein translates to MTLNHLNLTVSDVAHASHFFQTYLGFKPADMPPNDALAVLNGPDGFILVLMHDRFNESGQCAYPDAFHIGFYLPDQAAVHQTWQQLHDGGIPLTESPRRIRKTFGFYFRYDNIMIEITTASKD, encoded by the coding sequence ATGACACTCAACCATCTGAATCTGACCGTTAGCGATGTGGCCCATGCCAGCCACTTCTTCCAGACATACCTCGGATTCAAACCTGCTGACATGCCGCCGAACGACGCCCTGGCCGTGTTGAATGGTCCGGACGGTTTCATACTGGTACTCATGCACGACCGGTTCAATGAAAGCGGCCAATGCGCCTACCCTGACGCTTTTCATATCGGCTTCTATCTGCCGGACCAGGCTGCCGTACATCAAACCTGGCAACAGCTGCATGACGGCGGCATTCCCCTGACAGAATCACCGCGCCGGATCAGAAAGACCTTTGGTTTCTATTTCCGGTACGACAACATCATGATTGAAATAACTACCGCAAGCAAAGACTAA
- a CDS encoding winged helix DNA-binding domain-containing protein, which translates to MMNAFDITQLRLQQQCLITPQHSRPGELVAWMGAVQAQDYAAAKWAIGQRLTAATDTLLDDAMGNWEIIRTHVLRPTWHFVAPADLRWMLKLSAPRVKALCAYNDNRWGITKAVITKSQKVLEKLLRNRQQLTRLQIAPALQQAGIVTDEYRLGSLLGHAELDGLICSGPRHGKQFSYVLLEEHVPATAPLSKAESIAALAQRYFHSHGPATLQDFAWWSGLTVIEAKSGLEAVKDQLIAVEADDKTYWTPPVKTTKEKLSVFLLPAYDEFTVAYKKRDIQQLHINGNLAPMASLGPVIVADGQITGTWKRTINKKDISLELQPIKPLKKTHQPALKKAIQQYSAFNGLPVTIK; encoded by the coding sequence ATGATGAACGCTTTTGATATCACCCAACTGAGATTACAACAACAATGCCTGATCACACCGCAACACAGCCGTCCCGGTGAACTGGTGGCCTGGATGGGCGCCGTGCAGGCACAGGATTATGCAGCTGCCAAATGGGCTATCGGTCAACGGCTTACTGCCGCTACTGACACCCTGCTTGACGACGCTATGGGCAACTGGGAAATCATCCGTACGCATGTGCTTCGGCCTACCTGGCATTTTGTGGCGCCGGCAGACCTGCGCTGGATGCTGAAACTGTCGGCACCGAGGGTCAAGGCGCTATGTGCATATAATGATAACCGTTGGGGCATCACTAAGGCTGTTATCACCAAAAGCCAGAAAGTACTGGAGAAGCTGCTCCGCAACCGGCAACAGCTAACGCGGCTGCAGATAGCCCCTGCCTTGCAGCAGGCCGGCATTGTGACCGATGAATACCGGCTTGGCTCCCTGCTGGGACACGCAGAGCTGGACGGGCTGATCTGTAGCGGTCCCCGGCACGGCAAACAGTTCTCTTATGTATTGCTGGAAGAACATGTGCCGGCAACAGCCCCGCTCTCCAAAGCAGAATCGATAGCTGCCCTGGCCCAACGGTATTTCCACAGCCACGGACCAGCTACCCTGCAGGACTTTGCTTGGTGGTCCGGATTGACGGTTATTGAAGCCAAAAGCGGACTGGAAGCGGTAAAAGACCAGCTTATTGCCGTGGAAGCGGATGACAAAACCTATTGGACGCCACCCGTGAAAACAACAAAAGAAAAATTGTCTGTTTTCCTGCTGCCCGCTTACGATGAATTCACCGTAGCCTATAAGAAACGCGATATCCAACAATTGCATATCAACGGCAACCTGGCTCCGATGGCCAGCCTCGGGCCGGTCATTGTGGCCGATGGACAAATTACCGGCACCTGGAAACGTACGATCAACAAAAAAGATATCTCCCTTGAACTCCAGCCGATCAAACCACTGAAAAAAACACACCAGCCTGCTCTTAAGAAAGCGATCCAACAGTACAGCGCTTTCAACGGACTTCCTGTCACGATAAAATAA
- a CDS encoding phytoene desaturase family protein encodes MSNYDAIVAGAGPNGLAAAITLQQRGLQVCLYEAKDTVGGGMRTKELTLPGFHHDVCSAIHPMLAISPFFRSLSLQSYGLELIHPAIAAAHPFDDGSVAVLRNSLADTAAALGEDASAYRELIAPLVDDWESIGADILAPLHLPRHPLKMARFGFTALRSAAGVAKRFRTQQARGLWAGMAAHSMLPFDRSPGAAIGMVLCAAAHIAGWPLVKGGSQKIADAMAACFQSLGGTIVTGVTVNTIDQLPPAKMVLLDVSPRQLAGIAGHRFSSRYLRQLSRYRYGPGVFKIDWALDGPVPFINTECRQAGTVHLGNTYEEIAAASRLPFVLFAQQSVFDDTRAPHGYHTAWGYCHVPNGSTIDMTSLIEAQVERFAPGFKKRILGRHIMNTADMQQYNPNYIGGDINGGIIDLRQLYARPVLSASPYRTSAKGIYLCSASTPPGGGVHGMCGYHAALQALKDF; translated from the coding sequence ATGAGCAATTATGACGCCATCGTGGCAGGCGCCGGTCCTAACGGTCTGGCCGCCGCTATTACCCTGCAACAGCGGGGCTTACAGGTATGCCTGTATGAAGCAAAAGATACTGTCGGCGGCGGCATGCGTACCAAAGAGCTGACGCTGCCCGGGTTTCACCACGATGTATGTTCCGCCATTCATCCCATGCTGGCCATATCGCCTTTCTTCCGCAGTTTATCGCTACAGTCATATGGCCTCGAACTGATACATCCTGCCATAGCAGCTGCACATCCCTTTGACGATGGGAGCGTGGCCGTTCTGCGTAACAGCCTCGCCGACACGGCTGCCGCATTGGGAGAAGACGCATCCGCCTATCGGGAACTGATAGCTCCCCTGGTGGATGACTGGGAAAGCATAGGCGCCGATATCCTGGCGCCCTTGCACCTGCCGCGGCATCCTCTAAAGATGGCCCGCTTTGGGTTCACCGCTTTGCGATCAGCAGCAGGTGTGGCCAAACGTTTTCGCACACAACAGGCCCGAGGCCTCTGGGCAGGTATGGCCGCGCACTCCATGTTGCCATTTGACCGTTCACCTGGCGCAGCCATCGGCATGGTGCTCTGCGCTGCAGCACATATTGCCGGTTGGCCGCTGGTGAAAGGCGGTTCGCAGAAAATAGCAGATGCCATGGCCGCTTGCTTCCAGTCGCTCGGCGGCACTATCGTCACCGGTGTTACCGTCAACACCATCGATCAGCTGCCGCCGGCAAAAATGGTCCTGCTGGATGTTTCTCCCCGACAGTTAGCAGGCATAGCGGGGCATCGTTTTTCCTCACGCTACCTCCGGCAGTTGAGCCGTTACCGTTATGGTCCCGGGGTGTTCAAAATCGACTGGGCACTCGACGGCCCCGTACCTTTCATCAACACCGAATGCCGGCAGGCAGGGACGGTACACCTGGGAAATACTTACGAAGAAATAGCAGCCGCCTCCCGGTTGCCCTTCGTGTTATTCGCGCAGCAGAGCGTATTCGATGATACCCGCGCTCCCCATGGATACCACACTGCCTGGGGTTATTGCCACGTTCCCAACGGCAGCACCATCGATATGACCAGCCTCATTGAAGCACAGGTCGAGCGCTTTGCTCCCGGATTTAAAAAGCGTATCCTCGGCAGGCATATCATGAATACTGCCGATATGCAACAATACAATCCCAACTACATCGGCGGCGATATCAATGGTGGCATTATCGATCTTCGTCAGCTGTATGCCCGGCCGGTACTCAGTGCCTCACCTTATCGCACCAGTGCCAAAGGCATCTATCTCTGCTCCGCTTCCACACCGCCCGGAGGAGGTGTACACGGTATGTGCGGTTACCACGCCGCATTACAGGCGTTAAAAGATTTTTAA